gaaGTCAACTTTAGggatattttttaactttattttcttaCTCACAATGAGGATGACACAGGCGGGTCCAAagaaactccaaatgaattccAATTTTAACCAACAACTGCAATGCATATTGAGAGTTTATTGAGCAGAGTATATATCAACATAACCTGGGATTCAGGTGtaaattaaagataaaacaaaatcagcatCAGTAGAGGGAACTTACTGTCTCTCAGTGCCATATCCCTTGGCATTAGCTAAAGCAGAGATAGTGACAATTATAGCTGGGACTCCATAGCCACCTGCCATCATGTAGAGGGTTTTGAAATTGGTGTTAAAGACCAGGACCACCATCCTGAAGAGTTGTATGCCTTCCAGACACATCCAGCAAAATGCTGCCAGGTAGAAGAAATGCAGCAGCCCTGCTACCACTGCACAGCCAACCTAATGCATtagggagagagatgaagatCAGGATGACATCCGTGGAAAAAGGACAAAGGATGCTGAGAAATGGGGTGAGAAAGAAATAGTTAGAAACTACTTTCTGAATTGTTGTCTACAAATCTTCAGCAAACACATAAATCATTCAGTTGCTGTGCTGTGACTTTGTATATATTCCTCTGCTGTATTTGAAGGTGTCAGAAATGTTTCTGCACTCATCCAGAGAGTACAGGCATTTTGATTGTGCAAGCTGTTACAAAAGTATTTACCCGGTTCTCTGTATGAGAGATCCCTACAAGGAAGATAAGGATGGCACTGAAGAGGCTGATGCAGAGGTGCAGGTGGATGCTGGTTCTTGGGCTTTGGATGGAGTGAATGAACGAGAAGGTCAGGATGCAGAAGAACAGGCAAATTAGTGAAAGGGACAGACCCACCCAGGTGATCAGCTGCAACTCAAACGTGTGCTGTTGGGATAGAGTGAGAATAGTTACATTGCAGATCACAGAAGCAGACTGAAGTTTCAACTATAAACTAAACATGATTTACTATGTATCATCATGTATGTAACTGAGAGCTTTAACCTCCATCTCATAGAGCTCCATGAGAACAGCAAAGCTGCTCAGATGGTTGCAGGAACACACAGTGTATTCAGGGTTGGAATCCACCACACTGCAGCCACCAGCAGACCATGTCCCCCCTTCCTCCGAGGAATCCCAGAACACACAGGTGTGACTAGATTCATTTGACTGTGAAACAAAATAGACGATGGCCATTACAGAAGTAATATTTTCCTGCAGAGATAGATTATTATTCTTAATAGTAAACTATATGCTACCTGTTTCAGGTGGTAGAAAGTTAATTTGACTGGCTCTTTGAGGTGgcttgtgtttctgttactgACAGTGACAGTCACGACTTTAGAGTTGATCTTAAAGCTTTGGTCCACTTGTGGTTTCATTCCCCTAAAGAAGCCATCTGCAGAGTCTTCCAGGTTTGCATAACTAAGGAAGGACAGTGCTGTAAAGCCTGTCACAATCATAACAGGAAAACACTGGATTAAGTGGATCTTCATTACAGTCATTGTTCATAGTCATCTAAGACATAGATGACTATGATGATATGATGTCTTAGATGATAGTCTGTATTATAGGCATGATCATTACCAGGATAATAGGAGGGATCTCCAGCAGCTGTCTCCAACTGGATGTCCAGCTGAGCTTGCTTAGATGATAAATTCACAGCACCCTGGGGTAAGTCAGCTCCCCTATGTAccagcagctccagctctgGACCCAGATGCAaagattagctttttatcaacATGCATTGCTTGTCTCTTAATACTGCAGCAAAAGAAGAATCTACCAGcctttgaaaaaaacattacatctgAAGTGTAAACCTCTTGAAGGAACAAATTGTCTTTGTAAATGAACAGCTATGACTGAATTGTACATATCTTTGTGAATGAGAAACCAAAGCaaagaatacaaagaaaaattcAGCTGCTTCACTACATGTCAATTTATATTTAACCTGTGTGAGTGGAGGCTCTCTTTATCCTGGGGGACTTAATCAAAGGTCCTATGAGCCTCAGAGTGTTTTCCACGATGTCCAGAAAGGTGGAGACCTTCCTGTTATCCTTGAAGGCTCCGCTGGACAAGAGCTTGTCGATCACAGACAACAGTCTCTACAGccacaggagaggagggggagagggagcaACGTAAGCATGCACAGGGAGAAACAGGAGACCGaggcagacagaggcagactTTCAGGCTGCATACCACCTCAGGTCAACATAAACAGTCTACAGACATCTGAACACCATGGGACAGAGTTTGAAGGGGGAGgaacttcctgtttctgtgcTGGTTGTGTGGAACTGAAGGCTTTTTTTCATAATCAAATTGGATTTCAATTACGTTTTGTGCAGAAATACCTTTAGTGTGTCCTCTCCATCCAGCTCTGTTGGATCCTCACTTTCTGTAAGCTCCAGAcagcttttttttaactgcatcaCAAAATCATGTGCAACGTGAAATTTCTAGAAGAGTGATTTGGGAAGAATGAAACAGAAGTATGAGGCAAtggacattttaaatatatgttgAACTGTGAGACTGTTTCTGGTATGTCTTTACCTCTTTCAGATTTTTCATATCTTTGAAAACACCACAATTTAACGCtgaggaaacaggaagttttGTTTCATTAGATATGCTTGCTGATGACCATAGCACTGATATTATGGGGATACCTATactaaaatgttctgtttatatatttactgaACAAACATCAGTCTAGTAATGGATGTTGGAAAAAGATGAGTGCTGCCATGTTCTTACCAGTGCAGTAAGACCCTTTGTTGCCATATTTAGTGAAACCTGTGTGATCAAGCTTACATATGTctaaaatggaaacaaatcaGGGAGAGGAAAATGGTTACTCTGTGGTTTTCAGTGCTATGGAACAATAAATATCCTGGTCCACCAGAACGTTCATGTCCAAAATGGTGCTTGAGAGGTTTTTAAAGATAATGCatgaaaaacataaagcagACCAGACAGAACCTAAATATAGGACAGCCATTCACTAAACCAACCAGCCATTTATGGTATCATTTCTGACAACACTTTAAAAACCTGTTAGTGCATTGTAACCAAACTATACTGCAAAGAATAATTATCTTTTCTAGTCTTAATATTCAGAACTTAGGATCAACTAACTTAGCAGTCAGAACTAAAACCAATCATTTAAACTTGCTTTCAATGATGTTCCACTTTTGTGGGACAATATTCTTGAAAGATCACACCACACAAGCATTAAGACCATGTCACTTGATTAAACAAAATCTAGAAACAAGTTAAATTACATCTGAAACAAGTTAAGTTACATCTGAATCTAGTGAACTTCTTTAGgtattttataaaacaatgtGAAATGCATTACGAGATTAAATAACTTGTAGAAAGTATTTGCTGCATCATGTCATTGCCCTCACCTTCACATTGCTCCTGATTCCCGGAGAAGTTAGATTTGCCAGATTTCAGTCCAAAGCCAGCATCACAGACACAGTGATAACTGCCTGGTGTGTTGATGCATGTTGCATTCTGACCACAAACATTTTCTTCCTGACATTCATCAACATCTATATGAGCAGGAAGCAGACATTTAAGAATAGCTGATAAGGGAAACCATCACTCAGCCATCAATGTTTTCTCGACTTAAACACATAAAGAGATCACACTAACATCATGTCACTGCAGCACATGGTGAGAAcaattatacatacatacccTATAGATAACTATCACAGTATTTTCTTACAGTGAGGGTACTGATAAGCATCTTACCTCTACATGTAACGTTATCACCGTTGCGAAACTTTTCCACTCCAGTAGTGGAAATGAATCCATCATCACAATTGCAGGAATAATGTGGAATTGTGTTAAAACATTTGGCATTAGGTCCACAGAagcttttgtctttgttgtcaACACACTCATTGATATCTTAAAGCAAAAGATAAAGAcatgatatttatatttagatGACAACTGCAGTAGTAAAACGTCAATAAAATTTGAATGAGAGTCTCTGCCATCATTTTTTCAATATACAAGATAACTTACCTTTACATGTCGCAGatgtttcagctgtaaaattCACAGTGTTTGTTGATGATCTGAAGCCATTATCACAGTGGCAGTAGAAGCTGCCTTTTGTGTTGACGCAAATCGCATTCGCTCCACATGGCCCAATATTATCCTCAAAACCAGCACATTCATTATCATCTTAATTAAAGACACAGGAATGTGAAAAAGATGGAAATCACGTAAATAAGCGCTTCAATAAGTATATATCTGAGATGGATCTAAAAACTAAGTATGACCCAAACCCTTGcaatttttatatattatttgattTCACATAAATCATTTAGCAAacaatattacatatttttagtttttgatttcGAAATGCAAAGATGAGCAATCTATGACAAACGCCATAAAAACGCACACATGCCACAACATGGTGGGTTATGTTAAGATATGTTTGCTTTTCATACCTATGCATGTTTCATTCTCAGCAATAAATCCTTCTGAGCAGAGTTCCGACAGGACCACAACAAGGGAGAGGTACAGAGCTGAAAAGCAAGCAGGTGACTGTCAGTTTACAGTTCATCACCTTGTGAACATTAAAGCATCTGCTACACTGGCATCCATGCTTAATCTACACTAAcccttttttttatcattctaagatatttcagtgtggcaACAGGAACattaaagacacaaacaataCCAGAAATGTTCTGAGTTTTAAAAAGGCTCTGCAGAAAAGGTAAATTCCCCAATTCTCTACCCTCATTTCCTCAGATTGTTCCAACAGCATCTTCACCATAATTCAAAATGAACAACACATGGGTGTCTGGAGAACTCTGCTTCCTATGGGTGAGGAAACATCAGCTGGCATGGCACAAGCACAAAGAGCATTACATCCTCAGGCTGTAAGAGTGCAGAGTCAGTCCTCTGTGGTCGCCTAAACAACACCAGATGggtgtaatgtacagtatatggaaacaggaagaaagagtccaattacattatttttttcatggtcAGTTTATACAATGAATTCAGTATAATCCTTAAAAGAAGCAGCTCATTCACTGTtaattaaagggtcagttcattCAAATCACAGAGGCATATTCCCAGTTATAAATAGTTGTATTTAGTCATGAGGTTAGTTTTTATAAaatttgttgacattttcaaaactttgcTGTCACACTAGTAAAGTGGCAGTGAATGAAATTTTATAGTTGAAAAAATCTCTCTGTCAACAGTTACactatttattttacctttggaagaaaatagttcccagtAAAAACTGTTGGCTAGATACAGTAGtactctcatgttgttctgctggattctacttctccttggcctccctgatcttcaccttcaggcaatccaggctgacagCACGCCACATTACTTAGTTGTCAGGCGACAAGTAATGGTGGGTGCTGTACGATGAGCTCATAGTGTAAAAATATCACTTTAAAAGCAGAAGAACAGAGGTCCTCTGTGCAGTGGGGCTCAGATAGTGGGTTTTTGGAAGAAAAGCTGCTGTGATCAGCAACactctccttccttttctcctAATTTATTTGGGCTCTTTCCCACACTTGTAGACTTCAGGCTCTGACTGCTGCAGAGAGACTCGCATTAAGAACTGTGACAGAGTTGGAGTTTGACTATTAGAATTTTGCCAGTGAGACTTACGATAAGAttgctggcagattttatcTCAG
This genomic interval from Siniperca chuatsi isolate FFG_IHB_CAS linkage group LG21, ASM2008510v1, whole genome shotgun sequence contains the following:
- the LOC122868650 gene encoding adhesion G protein-coupled receptor E2 isoform X2; translation: MVGRWILLILALYLSLVVVLSELCSEGFIAENETCIDDNECAGFEDNIGPCGANAICVNTKGSFYCHCDNGFRSSTNTVNFTAETSATCKDINECVDNKDKSFCGPNAKCFNTIPHYSCNCDDGFISTTGVEKFRNGDNVTCRDVDECQEENVCGQNATCINTPGSYHCVCDAGFGLKSGKSNFSGNQEQCEDICKLDHTGFTKYGNKGSYCTALNCGVFKDMKNLKEKFHVAHDFVMQLKKSCLELTESEDPTELDGEDTLKRLLSVIDKLLSSGAFKDNRKVSTFLDIVENTLRLIGPLIKSPRIKRASTHTELELLVHRGADLPQGAVNLSSKQAQLDIQLETAAGDPSYYPGFTALSFLSYANLEDSADGFFRGMKPQVDQSFKINSKVVTVTVSNRNTSHLKEPVKLTFYHLKQSNESSHTCVFWDSSEEGGTWSAGGCSVVDSNPEYTVCSCNHLSSFAVLMELYEMEHTFELQLITWVGLSLSLICLFFCILTFSFIHSIQSPRTSIHLHLCISLFSAILIFLVGISHTENRVGCAVVAGLLHFFYLAAFCWMCLEGIQLFRMVVLVFNTNFKTLYMMAGGYGVPAIIVTISALANAKGYGTERHCWLKLEFIWSFFGPACVILIINIVFFLITVWKLAQKFSSLNPDLDNLQKIKAFTITAVAQLCVLGTMWIFGCFQFEEGTIAMSYLFTIFGSLQGVMLFVMHCLFSKQVREEYGNILFRFCAPKKKSYSEFNSSHSSRANASKSTQDTGESHI
- the LOC122868650 gene encoding adhesion G protein-coupled receptor E2 isoform X1 — encoded protein: MRVLLYLANSFYWELFSSKALYLSLVVVLSELCSEGFIAENETCIDDNECAGFEDNIGPCGANAICVNTKGSFYCHCDNGFRSSTNTVNFTAETSATCKDINECVDNKDKSFCGPNAKCFNTIPHYSCNCDDGFISTTGVEKFRNGDNVTCRDVDECQEENVCGQNATCINTPGSYHCVCDAGFGLKSGKSNFSGNQEQCEDICKLDHTGFTKYGNKGSYCTALNCGVFKDMKNLKEKFHVAHDFVMQLKKSCLELTESEDPTELDGEDTLKRLLSVIDKLLSSGAFKDNRKVSTFLDIVENTLRLIGPLIKSPRIKRASTHTELELLVHRGADLPQGAVNLSSKQAQLDIQLETAAGDPSYYPGFTALSFLSYANLEDSADGFFRGMKPQVDQSFKINSKVVTVTVSNRNTSHLKEPVKLTFYHLKQSNESSHTCVFWDSSEEGGTWSAGGCSVVDSNPEYTVCSCNHLSSFAVLMELYEMEHTFELQLITWVGLSLSLICLFFCILTFSFIHSIQSPRTSIHLHLCISLFSAILIFLVGISHTENRVGCAVVAGLLHFFYLAAFCWMCLEGIQLFRMVVLVFNTNFKTLYMMAGGYGVPAIIVTISALANAKGYGTERHCWLKLEFIWSFFGPACVILIINIVFFLITVWKLAQKFSSLNPDLDNLQKIKAFTITAVAQLCVLGTMWIFGCFQFEEGTIAMSYLFTIFGSLQGVMLFVMHCLFSKQVREEYGNILFRFCAPKKKSYSEFNSSHSSRANASKSTQDTGESHI